The segment aaaacattttttattatatatatatatatatatatatatatatatatatataatgtaatatgtacaaatatatatatatatatatatatatatatatatatatatataatgtaatatgtacaaatatatatatatatatatatatattataatacatatatatatatatatatatatatatatatatatatatatatatatatatatatatatatatttgtacatcttatattaatataatatattataatttaattaatataactggacattaagagtatgtgaaagtccgACTCTTACCTTCTTTATTTACCTTACTTACCAGAAATAAgaaataccaatatatatatatatatatatatatatatataaaaaaaaaaaaaaaaaaatatatatatatatatatatatatattaaatacacatatgtattatatacatatactgtatatataatatatatatatatatatatatatatatatatatattctataatatatatatatatatacacacatttatagtatatattatacatattatatacaaatatatattatatatatatatatatatataatatatatatgtatatattataaatattatatattatatacacatagagatattttatattatacataatacacatacataatatatattatatatatatatatatatatatatatatatatatatatatatatatatatatatatatatatatatatatatatatatatatatatatatatatatatatatataattggtaTTTCTTATTTCTGGTAAGTAAGGTAAATAAAGAAGGTAAGAGTCGGACTATCACATACTCTTAATGTCCAgttatattaattaaattataatatattatattaatataatatgtacaaatatatatatatatacatatatatatattatattaatataatatgtacacatatatatatatatatatatatatatatatatatatatatatatatatatatatatatatatatatatattatattaatataatatgtacatatatatatatatatataatgtaatatgtacatatatatattataatatatatatatatatatatatacataaaatatataaaaatataatatatatatatatatataacatatatacaggtatactatatactgtaggtgtgtgtatatatacataatatatatgtgtatatgatatgtatataatataatatatctgtatgtatgtatgtatatacagtatatcctgtacatatatatttgtacatattatattaatataacagatttaaataatataattggACATTAAGAGTAGTTTTTAAAATCCGGCTCTTACCTTGTTTATTTACTTTACTTGCCTTCTTAAAGTTTTAGAATCAGAAATACCAAGCAGCTGAAAAGAGccgaacatggataagtgtggagagtgttgggGATTTTTCCCATCGTGCTTTATCATGcatttaaatgagtgtaatttaGAATTGTTTTATGGtgaatggatgtttttttttttaaataatatccacaaaattcagtgaccatgttttgcaacatgtctagggaaggttgtttgcattgggtcatataagtatatGCTGCGCATTCAGTTCATAATCAAAGGTAATCACCGCCACGAccacgaacgggacaagcggtagaaaatggatggatgacctgGAAAGCTCATTGTCCACCAGATGGCGACAAATCAGCAGCAAGATTCCTTACCAAACTCATGACCTCTCGCGGGCCAATTGGACGACTTCAGCGGGCCGCACTTGGCccctgggccgtagtttggacacatctGCTTAAGTGGTTCCTGGAGAACGACGGTAGTAAATGAGATCATGATAAGATACATGCATTGATCGTGGAGACAAGCATAGGAGAATGATTAAGTGGCACGCCACTGTGAAACCCTACACCCTGCTTCTTGCAGTGATTACATCACACTACGTGGAGGGCCTGATAAAACAGCCTCGCAGAGCGGAGAGCCACACACTCGCTCACACACGCACGCTCACGGAACCAAGGACAAAAGTTGCAACGTACTTTCCCCTTGCATTTTTGTCAACGAGTGTAAAGGAGGCGATGAGGGTGCGGTTTCCTGCTCTGGGGCTGCTGGCCTGGCTCTGCTTCTGCGCTCTTGTGGGGCCCGTCGAAGGGGGAAAGGTGCTGGTTATGCCCGTGGACGGGAGCCACTGGCTGAGCATGAAGATCTTGGTGCAGGAGCTGACGCACAGAGGACACCAGGTGGTGGTCCTGGTGCCTGAAAGCAGCCTGTTGATCAAGCCCTCCGAGAGCTACCGGACCCGCCACTACAAAGTGCCGTACACCAAAGCCGAGCTGGACGGCAAATTCGCCGAGCTCAAGGATAGTGTTTTCGTCAAGTCGCCGGAGATCACGGATTTGTTTGTCAACGTGCAGCGTTTGGTCAACTTCACCAACTTCCAAGGGAAGGGCTGCAGAGCTCTGCTCAATGATCAGCTTCTGCTGAGTGAGCTGAAGGACGAAGGCTTCAGTCTTGTGCTGACCGACCCGTTCCTGCCATGCGGACCCATCCTGGCTCAAGTCTTCTCCATCCCGGCTGTTTATTTCCTGCGTGGGCTTCCCTGTGAACTGGACACCAAGGCCAACCAGTGCCCCTCCCCGCTGTCTTACGTCCCCAAATTCTACTCCGGGAACATAGATGTCATGACTTTCCCGCAGAGGGTGAAAAACAACATCATGGGCGCAGTGGAGCTCTTTGTGTGTCGTGTTTTGTACGCGGACTTCGACCAGCTGGTCAGGGACTTCGTGGACCCGGGCATGACCTACAAGGAACTCTTGAGCCACGCTGCGATTTGGCTCCTCAGATACGACTTTGCGCTGGAGCGGCCCAAACCCGTGATGCCCAACATGGTTTTCATTGGCGGTATCAACTGTGCGAAGACACGGCCCCTGCCCGCGGTGAGTGTTTCAAAACCTGCGCCACATCTGGATTCACTCAAAGCGTGTCGTGTTCACGCTTCCTCTTTACAAGCGAGAGCTTAGCCTTGACCACGCCGTGTGGTACGTTGCAGATGACCCAATCATTCAGCGTTGTTGAGGCGTACAAAAGTTAATAGCCGCAGACAAAGAGTCCTCAGAATGTGTCAACCATTTTTTTGGATTCATTGTTTTTTCTGTGAAGAAATCCAGAATGCAAAATTGTCCTTTGTTCAAATTGTGCGAAATCTACACATTTCGTCTCATACAACTTGAACAGACGTATTGATACAATCACTTTAGAAATGAAGAAAATGCAAACATGGctcaaaagcatacttgccaaccttgagacctccgatttcgggaggtggggggttgggggcagggttgggggcgtggttaagaggggacgagtatattgacagctagaattcaccaagtcaagtatttcatatatatatatatatatatattagagatgcgcggataggcaattatttcatccgcaaccgcatcagaaagtcgtcaaccatccgccatccacccgatgtaacatttgatcagaactgcatccgcccgcacccgcccgttgttatatatctaatatagacgatgcaaggcattagtgaggttataaagcttttgcctgttaaagaaaggagactgatccaatgcagcacagacattcgcgtgccacgctgtcacggcccagacgcacaccagtgcgcaatcatatgggagccgcgctgagcgcacctccaagcgcgtctcgctgccggcgacggccgggtatgggcccgaggctccagcgccatccattttcagggctagttgattcggcaggtgggttgttacacactccttagcgggttccgacttccatggccaccgtcctagctgctgtctatatcaaccagggtgagccccacccctttcgtgagcgcactgcgcgcggagtgacccctgttacgcgcccccggcaacaggggtggcgggcaggtaagctgcgcgcgcggagcgcgcggagtgacccctgttacgagcccccggccacgggggtggcgggcaggtaagctgcttacctgctgcgcgtgacgccggccgcggcgaaggcggacgaggcggggtgtcggtgcggtgggcgcggtggtgaccctggacgtgcgtcgggcccttctcgcggatcgcctcagctacggctcccggtggggccctctcgggggaaggggcctcggtcccggaccccggcgacgcgtcccttctccgctccgtaaaagtgtccatctcttcttttttttcttcttctgttgtggcatatgcagcaggtgcctgcttgtttttcgtatgtgggtaacaacatttaactatgtatatatatttcccaattggtttaactgccacccgcctgaatctatttaaaatcttttttttttttttttcaaccgcccgacccgacccgcggataaaatctaatttttttaaatttcatccgcccgatccgcggataatccgcggactccgcggttgtgcccgcaaatcgcgcatctctaatatatatatatatatatatatatatatatatatatatatatatatatatatatatatatatatacatcctgaaaatatgcaaacaaaacagtgtttggataattgatacttcaaacttgcataaataaatattaaagaatataacataacttggcttctgagagcttcaaaatgtaatgaataaaatgctaaagttgttgataaacaagcaattattttaataaataaatatggtcattttaaatgaattgttatgataatttaaaattaattattccaaaaatgtttattttaatgtataattctatggctggatgtaataaggagtcagaaaaaaataaaaaataaaaatacaattaattttgatgtttttagcaaaatatagtaaaaatgtatttattttttaaatttttttaattaataaatatatttatttttaggtaagataaacatattaatacaatttatctctagtctggatgatttagttcttgtcaccctgttgtcctcccatcataaagaaaaggctgtcctcactcaggtccgcatggagctggagggggcgtggcctccagctccggctgaaaatcgagagattttcgggagaatatttgtgttttcgggagaggcgctgaatttcgggagtctcccggaaaattcgggagggttggcaagtatgctcaaaaggaacaaacaagttgTCCCTAAATTTAGgtacaaaacccaacaccagtgaagttggcacgttgtgtaaatggtaaataaaaagagaatacaatgatttgcaaatccttttcaacttatattcaattgaatagactgcaaagacaagatatttcatgctcacactgagaaacttattttttttttgcaaataatcatttacttagaatttaatagcagcaaaacattgcaaacaagatggcacgggggcatttttaccactgtgttacatggcctttccttttaacaacacccagtaaaggtttgggaactgaggagacacatttttgaagtggaattctttcccattcttgcttgatgtacagcttaagttgttcaacagtccgggggtctccgttgtggtattttaggctttataatgcaccacacattttcaatgggagacaggtctggactacaggcaggccagcctagtactcgcactcttttactacgaagccacgctgttgttacacgtggcttggcattgtcttgctgaaataagcaggggcgtccacgataacgttgcttggatggtgtcatgacttggtcttgggtgtgtgcttttccggcatgcaacggaaagttggctcgggcgagacgggaatgaaggtacatgatttatttattattatcaaaaaaaaggaataaacgaaagcgcgcacagtggcggagaataaactatgaaaccaaaagactatagcaaaaaagtacaaatgaaaagcacgcacagtggcggagaacaaactatgaaaaacaaaaagactataaacatggaacaaaaacttacttggcttggacaaaaatagttgcatgaagaatggacatggaaagaatggacagagcataaatgtggagaggtcgtcaggacgaacaacataaaatgaaaagcttaaataacacagacatgattaacgaaaacaggtgcgtgactcaaaacgtgaaacaggtgcgtgacgtgacaggtgaaaactaatggttgctatggtgacaaacaagagtgcacaatgagtccaaacgtggaacaggtgaaactaatgggtaatcatgcaaacaagacaagggagtgaaaagccagaaactaaacaaaacatgacttaaaacaaaacatgattacacagacatgacagatggcaacatatgttgcgtcaaaacctgtatgtaccttccagcattaatggtgccttcacagatgtgtaagttacccatgtcttgggcactaatacacccccataccatcacacaagctggctttggaactttgcacctagaacaatccggatggtttttttcctatttgttccggaggacacgacgtccacagtttccaaaacaatttgaaatgtggactcgtcagaccacagaacacttttccactttgcatcagtccatcttagatgggctcgggcccagcgaagccggcggcgtttccgggtgttgttgataaatggcttttgctttgcatagtagagttttaacttgcacttacagatgtagcgacgaactgtagttactgacagtggttttctgaagtgttcctgagcccatgtggtgatatcctttacatactgtcGGTttctgatgcagtacagcctgagggattgaaggtcatgggcttagctgcttacgtgcagtgatttctccagattctctgaaccttttgatgatattacagacagtagatggtgaaatccctaaattccttgcaacaaacCAACGTACATAGCACAAGTAAAAGTTTTTGTGTCTCAGTCTGTGGGGTGAAAATATGGAACAGCCCGAGTGATGAGTTCAAACACTGTTCAAACATTGATcattttaagaaattgtacaaatctaGTATTTTGGTTCGGTATAGTGATGTCTAGGCTTGTTTTGAATGTGAGTACGAATGTCCTcatccatccaagcaacgttatgatggacgcccctgcttatttcagcgagacaatgccaagtcacgtgttacaacagcgtggcttcatagtaaaagagtgcgggtactagactggcctgcctgtagtccagacctgtctcccgttgaaaatgtgtggtgcaatatgaagcctaaaataccactcaggaacacttcagaaaaccactgtcagtaactacagttcgtcgctacatctgtaagtggaagttaaaactctacaatgcaaagccaaagtcatgtatcaacaacacccggaaaggccgccggcttcgctgggcccgagctcatctaagccggactgatgcaaagtggaaaagtgttctgtgctctgacgagtccacatttcaaattgtttttggaaactgtggacgtcgtgtcctccggaacaaagagtaaaagaaccatccggattgttctaggcgcaaagttcaaaagccactatgtgtgatggtatgggggtgtattagtgcccaaagcatgggtaacttacacatctgtgaaggcaccattaatgctgaaaggtacatacaggttttggagcaacatatgttgccatccaagcaacgttatcatggacgcccctgcttatttcagcaagacgatgccaagccatgtgttacatcaacgtagtttcatagactggcctgcctgtagtccagacctgtctcccattgaaaatgtgtggcgcattatgaagcctaaaataccacaaaggagacccccggactgttgaacaacttaagctgtacatcaagcaagaatgggaaagaattccacctgagaagcttcaaaaatgtgtctcctcaacgtttactgagtgttgttaaaaggaaaggccatgtaacacagtggtaaagatGCCCCtgggacaacttttttgcaatattttgctgccattaaattccaagttaatgattatttgccaaaaaaaatttagtttctcagtgtgaacatgaaatatcttgtctttgcagtctattcaattgaatatcagttgaaaaggatttgttgtattctctttttatgtaccatttacacaacgtgacaacttcactggttttgggttttgtaatccaGACCGAGTTTCTTAGACTCGCTCCCACGTTGGAAGTGAAAAATTAAACAAATGTCACCAAATCTCTTTTTGTCAACTTATTAAAGAAAAAACCCCCCACAACTTTAAGACCGAGACCTAATGCAAAGATGCCATTCCGATGCAGTAAGACCCATGATGCATTGCATTTCCATGTCACACGTTCAAGCCCTGTTATTTACATTTAGCTGATTTGTGTTTCACACTTAAAGTTGAGGTGCCCTGCTCCAATTTTGATGTCGGAAATTGGTGTGGTATCAGCAAAACAAACATGGGGTGATATCAGTTTACTATATAATCATTCCTGCAGCGAGTCTACTTGTGTGAAGCTGCACAGCCAGTTAacctctaaatgtcctccaataagcacacaaggttggtcttttcttctatttcagcaaagtcatttacaaaacccaaaagcagtgaagttgtcacgttgtgtaatttgtaaatacaaacacaatacaatgatttgctaatccttttcaactatacacttaatgtttgaactgagaaagttaatttttttctttgccaataatcattaacttcgaatttaatggcagcaaaggagttgtcacatgggcatttttaccactgtgttacatggcctttccttttaacaaccctcagtaaacgtttgggaactgaggagacacgtttttgaagtggaattctttcccattcttgcttgatgtacagcttaagttgttcaacagtccgggggtctccgttgtgctattttaggcttcataatgcgccacacattttcaatgggagacaggtctggactacaggcaggccagtctagtacccgcactcttttactacgaagccacgctgttgtaacatgtggcttggcattgtcttgctgaaataagcaggggcgtccatgataacgttgcttggatggcaacatatgttgctccaaaacctgtatgtacctttcagcattaatggtgccttcacagatgtgtaagttacccatgctttgagcgctaatacacccccataccatcacatatgctggcttttgaactttgcgcctataacaatccggatggttcttttcctctttgttccggaggacacgacgtccacagtttccaaaaacaatttaaaatgtggacacgtcagtccacagaacactttcccactttgcatcagtccatcttagacgagctcgggcccagcaaagccggcggcgtttccgggtgttgttgataaatggctttggctttgcattgtagagttttaacttgtacttacagatgtagcgaccaactgcagttactgacagtggttttctgaagtgttcccgagcccatgtggtgatatcctttacacactgatgtcgctttttggtgcagtaccgcctgagggatccaaggtctctGAACCATTCGATGATATCACGgtgcg is part of the Nerophis lumbriciformis linkage group LG31, RoL_Nlum_v2.1, whole genome shotgun sequence genome and harbors:
- the LOC133574048 gene encoding UDP-glucuronosyltransferase-like; this encodes MRVRFPALGLLAWLCFCALVGPVEGGKVLVMPVDGSHWLSMKILVQELTHRGHQVVVLVPESSLLIKPSESYRTRHYKVPYTKAELDGKFAELKDSVFVKSPEITDLFVNVQRLVNFTNFQGKGCRALLNDQLLLSELKDEGFSLVLTDPFLPCGPILAQVFSIPAVYFLRGLPCELDTKANQCPSPLSYVPKFYSGNIDVMTFPQRVKNNIMGAVELFVCRVLYADFDQLVRDFVDPGMTYKELLSHAAIWLLRYDFALERPKPVMPNMVFIGGINCAKTRPLPADLEEFVEGSGEDGFIVFTLGSMVSTMPVEIAQQFFEAFERIPQRVLWRYTGVIPKHVPENVKLMKWLPQNDLLAHPKAKAFLTHGGTHGIYEGICNAVPMLMFPLFGDQGDNALRMVARGIAEKLSINDVTADKLVASLNNIINNKSYKEKTVKLSAVHLDRPVPPLDLAVFWTEFVMRHNGAAHLRVAAHDLNWFQYHSLDVIGFLLAVVTFALWLTLRCCLLCTRKCCGRGTAKRKTE